In a genomic window of Nitrososphaerota archaeon:
- a CDS encoding sulfite exporter TauE/SafE family protein, with protein MAVCVQIVSEPAGKEPQADRLETLTGRVASVVYGSLTGFLAGLIGLGGAEPRIPFILYYLRLSLEEMIVVNLLISLATSSFNLAVRANAGLWSGDAAVVSVAMVAGSLPGAYAGAVMSQRVSKRALKAFISLVLSLVVARVVYGLLFPASGSGAPALSLELALSLTTGFAVGVVSGSVGVAGGEYRIPILTYLLGFPIKVAGTVSQLVSLPTMVVGIWKHRRQSTFTRRSIRGAAILGTPSVAGAVLSGFLVVRIPATYIEILFALILTYTVAALSWEVVRGGRVGDDTKRQEEMPLPDGKV; from the coding sequence ATGGCGGTGTGCGTTCAAATCGTAAGTGAGCCAGCAGGAAAGGAGCCTCAAGCTGATAGGCTCGAGACCCTCACCGGAAGGGTTGCGTCGGTGGTCTACGGATCACTCACCGGGTTCCTCGCCGGGCTCATTGGCCTCGGTGGAGCCGAACCGCGGATTCCCTTCATCCTCTACTACCTTCGTTTGAGTTTGGAGGAGATGATTGTCGTCAACCTTCTCATCAGTCTCGCAACTTCCTCCTTCAACCTCGCCGTCCGGGCGAACGCCGGGCTGTGGTCCGGGGATGCCGCGGTTGTCTCCGTTGCAATGGTGGCTGGATCGCTCCCAGGAGCCTATGCAGGGGCGGTGATGAGCCAAAGGGTGTCCAAGCGGGCCCTCAAGGCCTTCATCTCCCTAGTGTTGAGCCTCGTAGTTGCCAGGGTGGTGTACGGGCTCCTCTTCCCTGCGAGCGGGAGTGGGGCCCCAGCCCTTTCCCTCGAACTCGCGCTCTCCTTGACGACCGGCTTCGCCGTGGGCGTTGTCAGCGGCTCCGTGGGTGTAGCTGGAGGAGAGTATAGGATTCCGATCCTCACCTACCTACTGGGCTTCCCGATCAAGGTAGCTGGGACGGTGAGCCAGCTGGTGAGCCTCCCCACGATGGTGGTCGGGATTTGGAAACACAGGCGTCAAAGCACCTTCACCCGGAGGAGCATTAGGGGGGCAGCGATCCTTGGAACCCCGTCGGTCGCAGGCGCGGTCCTAAGTGGCTTTTTGGTCGTGAGAATACCGGCGACCTACATTGAAATCCTGTTCGCGCTGATTCTCACCTACACTGTAGCCGCCCTCTCCTGGGAGGTGGTCCGGGGTGGGAGGGTTGGGGACGACACGAAAAGGCAAGAGGAGATGCCTCTCCCCGATGGAAAAGTGTAG
- a CDS encoding MogA/MoaB family molybdenum cofactor biosynthesis protein: MTNPPRAHRARGKGTLSFYLVTVSTSRFAKMKEGSQYADESGDMAELRISEESHRVLGRKLISDDRRMIRSAVRGFLRSKGDVLLLVGGTGVSPRDVTVESVAPFFDKELVGFGELLRSISFGRIGSAAMLTRATAGTARGKLIVCLPGSPDAVDTALKNFLSEFPHVIAVAREGGPMKHGGVRSNRK, from the coding sequence GTGACCAATCCGCCCAGGGCACACAGGGCCAGGGGGAAGGGCACGCTCTCGTTCTACCTGGTCACCGTCAGCACCAGTAGGTTTGCGAAGATGAAGGAAGGGTCACAGTACGCGGACGAGTCGGGGGACATGGCTGAGCTGAGGATCTCGGAGGAGTCCCACAGGGTCCTGGGGAGGAAGCTCATCTCCGACGACCGCAGGATGATTCGTTCAGCTGTGAGGGGATTCCTCCGAAGCAAGGGGGACGTCTTGCTCCTTGTCGGAGGAACGGGGGTGTCCCCGCGTGATGTCACAGTCGAAAGCGTGGCTCCTTTCTTCGACAAGGAACTGGTGGGCTTCGGGGAACTGTTGAGGAGCATCAGCTTCGGCAGGATTGGGAGCGCTGCGATGCTCACCAGGGCAACCGCTGGCACGGCCAGGGGCAAGCTCATCGTCTGTCTGCCCGGTTCCCCTGACGCTGTGGACACAGCTCTCAAGAATTTCCTCTCGGAGTTCCCCCATGTGATTGCCGTGGCGAGGGAGGGGGGACCGATGAAACATGGCGGTGTGCGTTCAAATCGTAAGTGA
- the moaA gene encoding GTP 3',8-cyclase MoaA: MDSGQSVSLPEGKLLDKKGRVAGKLRISVTDRCNFACLFCMPDKGSIRWLPSEDILSFEEIERVARVLVSLGINRVRVTGGEPLLRKGVEGLVARLARIEGLDSVDMTTNGWFLAEKAQALKAAGLRGVTVSLHSLREDRFAKISGANALPRVLQGISEAVRAGLRPLKINAVAIRGYNDDEILELVEFARERNMSIRFIEFMPLDGLGIWGPEKIVSGEEILEKVASKFPLVPRGRSKGETASVWQFEDGRGELGVITPMSAPFCDDCDRLRLTSDGKLLSCLFDTEYHDLKPIVRNGGSDAQLASFLKQAVWRKPDGVGYMPWIKEGWENPRNMNAIGG, translated from the coding sequence TTGGATTCCGGTCAGTCCGTATCGCTCCCTGAAGGAAAGTTGCTGGACAAGAAGGGCAGGGTGGCGGGGAAACTCCGGATCTCGGTGACCGACCGGTGCAACTTTGCCTGCCTGTTCTGCATGCCGGACAAGGGATCCATCCGCTGGCTGCCCAGCGAGGACATACTCTCGTTCGAGGAGATCGAGCGCGTCGCCAGGGTCCTGGTCTCGCTCGGAATCAACAGGGTCCGAGTCACCGGAGGTGAGCCGCTCCTCAGAAAGGGGGTCGAAGGGCTCGTCGCCAGGCTCGCGCGCATAGAAGGACTCGACTCGGTCGACATGACCACGAACGGCTGGTTCCTTGCTGAGAAGGCCCAGGCGCTGAAGGCCGCAGGCCTGCGCGGAGTCACAGTCAGCCTGCACAGCCTCAGGGAGGACCGCTTCGCAAAGATCTCGGGAGCCAACGCCCTCCCGCGGGTCCTGCAGGGGATCTCCGAGGCCGTCCGTGCGGGCCTGAGGCCTCTGAAAATCAACGCGGTCGCAATCCGTGGCTACAACGACGACGAGATCCTCGAGCTAGTCGAGTTCGCCCGGGAGAGGAACATGTCAATAAGGTTCATCGAGTTCATGCCCCTCGACGGCCTGGGAATCTGGGGTCCAGAGAAGATTGTGAGCGGGGAGGAGATACTAGAAAAGGTCGCCTCCAAGTTCCCCTTGGTCCCAAGGGGGAGGAGCAAAGGAGAGACCGCCTCGGTCTGGCAGTTCGAAGACGGCAGGGGAGAACTGGGAGTCATCACTCCCATGAGCGCTCCCTTCTGCGACGACTGCGACAGGCTTCGCCTCACCTCCGACGGGAAGCTGCTTTCGTGCCTCTTCGACACCGAGTATCACGACCTGAAACCGATAGTTCGAAACGGGGGGTCAGACGCCCAACTCGCTTCCTTCCTCAAGCAGGCGGTCTGGAGGAAGCCCGACGGGGTAGGGTACATGCCATGGATAAAGGAAGGCTGGGAAAACCCCCGGAACATGAACGCGATAGGTGGGTAA
- a CDS encoding nucleotidyltransferase family protein, producing MISAVVLGAGSSTRFGEPKQLLKVGSETMLETIVRRFLESRVDEVVLVLGFRADEILKDSKFGRARIVLNPAYEQGLGSSLRVGIDVVDPRASAAVVALGDQPLVSVTTIDSMLQRYSETRGLIVAPYFQRRRGNPVLFDRRLFPELRRIGGDSGAKGLIERMQKEVVKVQVDDIGVVADVDTKEDLLRLRDRFEK from the coding sequence ATGATATCGGCGGTGGTACTCGGTGCGGGAAGTTCGACACGATTCGGAGAGCCGAAACAGCTCCTGAAGGTTGGCAGTGAGACGATGCTGGAAACAATCGTCCGTCGCTTCCTCGAATCGCGGGTCGACGAAGTCGTCCTTGTCCTGGGGTTCCGCGCCGATGAGATCCTGAAGGATTCCAAGTTCGGCCGCGCACGGATTGTATTGAACCCCGCCTACGAGCAGGGCCTTGGATCCTCCCTTCGGGTGGGGATCGACGTTGTGGACCCCAGGGCTTCTGCCGCTGTCGTCGCCCTCGGCGACCAGCCCCTCGTCTCCGTAACCACGATAGATTCCATGCTCCAGAGATATTCCGAGACCAGGGGGCTCATAGTTGCACCCTACTTCCAGAGACGACGGGGGAACCCGGTTCTTTTCGACAGGAGGCTCTTTCCCGAACTCCGAAGAATCGGAGGAGACAGCGGGGCGAAGGGGCTGATCGAGCGCATGCAGAAAGAAGTCGTGAAGGTCCAGGTGGACGACATCGGTGTTGTGGCGGACGTCGACACAA
- a CDS encoding XdhC family protein: protein MNQGEFARVLSGLISHREPFVLATVVRIEGSSLGKPGFKALISKDGETLYGSLGGACPESAIANAMRTAISTGTPKVITVYLESVEKAVEATIRSQTDDEVHVETNCGGVMEVYVEPYLPQQRLFIVGQGGKDDVENELVKLGKTLDFEVIVVDHAPLLTEEPDELISRSDYDLSELGVGEADSVIVLTKGERDQEVLVALSKFRPRYVGLVASRMRAQEDIEGLRKRGVSEEFIGSIRAPAGADLGGITSAEIALSIIADVVATRHGRKLPQKGGLERKPLGA from the coding sequence TTGAACCAGGGGGAGTTCGCAAGGGTGCTGAGCGGCCTGATATCACATAGGGAACCCTTCGTCCTGGCGACGGTGGTCAGGATTGAGGGGTCAAGCCTCGGAAAGCCAGGATTCAAGGCCTTGATTTCAAAGGACGGGGAGACGCTGTATGGGTCCCTAGGAGGGGCGTGCCCGGAGTCTGCGATCGCGAACGCGATGAGGACGGCCATAAGTACGGGCACACCGAAAGTGATCACGGTGTACCTCGAGAGCGTCGAAAAAGCGGTCGAAGCGACTATCAGGAGTCAGACTGACGACGAAGTGCACGTAGAGACCAACTGCGGGGGGGTGATGGAGGTCTATGTTGAGCCATACCTGCCGCAACAGAGACTCTTCATCGTCGGCCAGGGCGGGAAGGACGACGTGGAGAATGAACTCGTGAAACTGGGAAAGACCTTGGACTTCGAGGTGATTGTGGTGGACCATGCTCCCCTCCTGACCGAAGAGCCGGACGAGCTGATCAGCCGGAGCGACTACGATCTTTCGGAGCTCGGAGTGGGCGAAGCGGATTCGGTGATAGTTCTGACCAAGGGGGAGCGGGACCAAGAGGTCCTGGTGGCGCTTTCCAAGTTCCGGCCGAGGTACGTCGGCCTGGTCGCGAGCAGGATGCGGGCCCAGGAGGACATCGAAGGCTTGAGGAAGAGAGGGGTGAGTGAAGAATTCATCGGATCAATCAGGGCTCCAGCTGGAGCTGACCTGGGAGGCATCACCTCGGCAGAGATCGCCCTCAGCATTATTGCAGATGTAGTTGCAACGAGACACGGGAGGAAGCTCCCCCAGAAGGGCGGCCTAGAACGAAAGCCCCTGGGCGCATAG
- a CDS encoding molybdenum cofactor biosynthesis protein MoaE, whose translation MTSLKSGITKKPIDPAKVLESVRDDSAGGSVIFLGTVRKSNRGRHVMALEYETYRSMADHRILQLEKEVRKRWRIKEIRLVHREGTLNVGEVSVAVAVSAAHRAQAFEAARFAIESIKKSLPIWKRETLKGGRRVWVEGRPIRPMVGPRARSGTS comes from the coding sequence TTGACTAGCCTGAAATCAGGCATCACGAAGAAGCCGATCGACCCAGCGAAAGTCCTCGAATCAGTCCGGGACGACTCGGCCGGCGGATCCGTCATTTTTCTGGGCACTGTCAGGAAGAGCAACCGGGGAAGGCATGTGATGGCCCTGGAATACGAGACCTACCGTTCGATGGCAGACCATCGGATTCTGCAGCTCGAGAAGGAGGTGCGCAAGAGGTGGCGCATCAAGGAGATACGGCTCGTCCATCGGGAGGGCACTCTAAACGTTGGCGAAGTGAGCGTTGCCGTGGCGGTCTCAGCAGCCCACAGAGCCCAGGCCTTCGAGGCTGCGAGGTTCGCGATCGAAAGCATCAAGAAATCCCTCCCGATCTGGAAGCGCGAAACTCTGAAGGGGGGAAGACGGGTCTGGGTCGAAGGAAGACCCATTCGACCGATGGTCGGTCCTAGGGCTCGTTCAGGAACCTCTTGA
- a CDS encoding PaaI family thioesterase yields the protein MENLQDKYAPNSICFGCGPKNPKGLHIKTVPNGEELVAEWKPEPHHAAFSDFASGGIISVLLDCLGNWTATYTLMTSRGLKAPPGTVTAEYTVRFLSPTPMNEKWHLKAWPTKVAGDKVYVAGKVEAAGRTTATMTGLFVGVKEDHPAFHRWQ from the coding sequence TTGGAGAACCTCCAAGACAAGTATGCGCCGAACAGCATCTGCTTTGGATGCGGGCCCAAGAACCCCAAGGGGCTTCACATCAAGACTGTACCCAATGGCGAGGAGCTGGTCGCAGAATGGAAGCCAGAGCCGCATCACGCGGCGTTCTCAGACTTCGCCAGCGGGGGCATCATCTCCGTTCTTCTCGATTGCCTCGGTAATTGGACAGCGACCTACACTCTCATGACTTCGAGAGGCCTCAAGGCCCCTCCAGGAACCGTGACCGCTGAGTACACCGTCCGCTTCCTGAGCCCGACGCCCATGAACGAGAAGTGGCACCTGAAGGCCTGGCCCACCAAGGTGGCCGGGGACAAGGTCTACGTCGCAGGGAAGGTCGAGGCCGCTGGCAGGACGACTGCCACGATGACCGGGCTCTTTGTTGGGGTGAAGGAGGACCATCCCGCCTTCCACCGATGGCAATGA
- a CDS encoding MoaD/ThiS family protein, translating to MARIRVIYFAQAREAAGKHSEVVDFAGTPRVSEALLLVYAIHPGLRTLQKVVKVAVNAEVTLEDPYLQDGDRVALLPPVVGG from the coding sequence GTGGCTCGCATCAGGGTCATCTACTTCGCACAGGCCCGAGAGGCTGCTGGGAAGCATAGCGAGGTCGTCGACTTCGCCGGGACGCCGAGGGTAAGCGAAGCCCTCTTGCTCGTCTACGCGATTCATCCGGGCCTCAGGACGCTTCAGAAGGTGGTGAAGGTCGCAGTGAACGCCGAGGTCACCTTGGAGGACCCCTACCTCCAGGATGGGGACCGCGTTGCTCTCCTTCCCCCCGTGGTGGGTGGTTGA
- a CDS encoding dihydroorotase family protein, giving the protein MEHDLVIQGTVVGPEGLSSLEVGVSKGRISEIRKQGLVGRRRISAGRSLIFPGFIDVHVHMREPGWENKEDFRTGSEAAIHGGVTTVVDMPNNPTPTTTREALDEKRKLAQSKARVDVRFYGGVTSESLGSVETIKDGVVGYKIYLARTTGELTFPSEELGKAFGLIARTRKPVSLHCEDQTVIDGCASKLEGKRRPDVHCDIRPPQAEIESVTKVVEALRGAKGLHANVCHASTSETISLVESARSEGLRLECEAALHHLYFNRKAMLDNPLLKTNPPLRDESDRMSLVEGLRNGKVSFLVTDHAPHSKAEKTSGGMSGVPGLDDYGHIVSWLIRTAGTEPAAIARATSRKPASYSGLTDRGRIEEGLRADFAILDISSPEKVTAEEVRSKCGWSPYEGIEFPGRVRWTIRGGEVLLDDYELVS; this is encoded by the coding sequence TTGGAACACGACCTAGTGATTCAGGGCACGGTCGTGGGCCCGGAAGGACTTAGCTCTCTCGAGGTCGGGGTGAGCAAGGGCCGGATTTCTGAAATCAGGAAACAGGGGTTAGTTGGCAGGCGCAGAATCAGCGCGGGGCGATCCCTGATCTTCCCAGGATTCATCGACGTCCACGTCCACATGAGGGAACCGGGGTGGGAGAACAAGGAGGATTTCAGGACTGGCTCCGAGGCTGCAATTCACGGCGGGGTGACGACGGTGGTGGACATGCCGAACAACCCCACCCCGACGACCACCCGGGAAGCACTGGACGAGAAGAGGAAGCTCGCCCAGTCCAAGGCTCGTGTCGACGTCCGGTTCTACGGTGGGGTGACTAGCGAGAGCCTGGGGTCCGTGGAAACGATCAAGGATGGAGTGGTAGGATACAAGATCTACCTCGCCAGGACCACGGGAGAGCTGACATTTCCATCTGAAGAGCTAGGGAAAGCGTTCGGCCTGATCGCCAGGACGAGGAAGCCAGTGAGTCTCCACTGCGAAGACCAGACGGTGATTGACGGGTGTGCGAGCAAGCTCGAAGGGAAGCGGAGGCCAGACGTCCACTGCGACATTCGCCCTCCCCAGGCCGAGATCGAGTCGGTCACGAAGGTGGTTGAGGCGCTCCGTGGAGCCAAAGGCCTGCATGCAAACGTCTGCCATGCCTCGACATCGGAGACGATTTCCCTGGTAGAATCGGCGAGGTCTGAAGGATTGCGACTGGAATGCGAAGCGGCCCTCCACCATCTCTACTTCAACAGGAAGGCGATGCTGGATAATCCACTCCTGAAGACCAATCCACCGCTCCGGGATGAATCGGATAGAATGTCCCTGGTCGAGGGGCTCCGCAACGGGAAGGTCTCATTTCTTGTCACGGACCATGCCCCACACTCCAAGGCGGAGAAGACGTCCGGGGGGATGAGCGGGGTCCCCGGCCTGGACGATTACGGGCACATAGTTTCCTGGTTGATCAGGACGGCAGGGACCGAGCCTGCGGCGATTGCGCGGGCGACGTCACGGAAGCCGGCATCCTACTCGGGCCTCACGGACAGGGGGCGGATAGAGGAGGGGCTCAGGGCTGACTTCGCCATCCTTGACATAAGCTCCCCCGAGAAGGTGACCGCTGAGGAGGTCCGCAGCAAATGCGGATGGTCGCCCTACGAAGGGATTGAGTTCCCAGGGAGGGTCAGATGGACCATAAGAGGGGGCGAGGTTCTTTTGGACGACTACGAGCTGGTCAGCTAG
- the moaC gene encoding cyclic pyranopterin monophosphate synthase MoaC: MGYRQVDISRKLVSARTATAVGRIRLTRKTVDLIRRGRIEKGDPLSLAKITGIMAAKMTPELVLLCHPLRIEGTTVEASLGPSGVEVSVTVSATEKTGVEMEALTGLLVALLNVWDVVKAYEKDKKGQYPTTRIHDVQVLRKAK; the protein is encoded by the coding sequence GTGGGTTACAGGCAGGTCGACATTTCCAGGAAGCTTGTCTCGGCAAGGACGGCGACCGCGGTAGGGCGAATCCGGCTCACGCGCAAGACCGTAGACCTCATCCGCAGGGGTCGCATCGAGAAGGGCGACCCGTTGTCGCTTGCGAAGATCACAGGGATCATGGCAGCGAAGATGACGCCAGAACTCGTCCTCCTCTGTCACCCGCTGAGAATCGAGGGTACCACTGTAGAGGCTTCGTTGGGGCCGTCAGGCGTGGAGGTTTCTGTTACCGTGTCCGCAACGGAGAAGACAGGCGTGGAGATGGAAGCGCTGACGGGGCTCCTGGTAGCCCTCCTAAACGTCTGGGACGTTGTCAAGGCCTACGAGAAGGACAAGAAGGGACAGTACCCCACGACGCGAATCCATGATGTGCAAGTGCTGAGGAAGGCGAAGTGA
- a CDS encoding amidase codes for MTTLRTAKEISDAYESGSASPVGLTTAYLQRAEKVNEGLNCFITILGDSALAAAKASELRAREKRRLGPLDGVPIVIKDLIYIEGVKCTAGSKILAKNVAPYDSTVAQKLKAAGAVILGTTNLHEFASGVTGENPHFGAVRNPWDTERMAGGSSSGSAAAVAAGLAPLGLGTDTAGSVRIPAALCGVLGLKPTYGRISRLGVIPLAPSFDTVGTLASSAWDTAALLQVLAGHGQEDLTTVSAEVPDYLKDLDAPLGHPRVGVPRRFFHDQIDPAVEEKFNGFLERLSELGCEVKESNLDGAEEAYKLWLPIRKAEATAFHLSWLEAHPGLYGEDTRRLLEEGKNVSGVDYVSAQNARPTLMERFISSMKEVDLVAVPTTCVPAPLLGHSSVMAGAKEMDVRTALLRLTLPFNTVGFPAISVAAGLSDGLPVGVQLAAKPFDESVLLRVVNAFEGRFGPFPAPPSSWQP; via the coding sequence ATGACGACCCTGAGGACCGCGAAGGAAATCTCAGACGCCTACGAATCCGGTTCCGCCTCCCCAGTCGGGCTCACAACAGCCTACCTGCAAAGGGCCGAGAAGGTGAACGAGGGTCTGAACTGCTTCATCACCATCCTGGGAGACTCTGCCCTCGCTGCAGCAAAGGCTTCGGAGCTCCGCGCACGCGAGAAGCGGCGACTTGGCCCCCTGGACGGGGTGCCCATAGTGATCAAGGACCTGATCTACATCGAAGGGGTGAAGTGCACGGCTGGCTCAAAGATACTGGCGAAGAACGTCGCGCCCTACGACTCCACGGTGGCACAGAAGCTGAAGGCTGCAGGAGCCGTGATCCTCGGAACCACCAACCTCCACGAGTTCGCCTCGGGCGTGACCGGCGAGAATCCCCACTTCGGCGCGGTCCGCAATCCCTGGGACACTGAGAGGATGGCCGGAGGTTCGAGCAGCGGGTCGGCGGCTGCAGTCGCAGCGGGATTGGCCCCCCTTGGCCTCGGGACGGACACTGCCGGGTCCGTGCGGATCCCCGCTGCCCTCTGCGGCGTGCTCGGCCTGAAGCCCACCTACGGCAGGATCAGCAGGCTTGGGGTCATCCCACTGGCGCCCTCCTTCGACACTGTCGGCACCCTCGCATCGAGTGCCTGGGACACTGCTGCCCTTCTTCAGGTTCTTGCCGGGCATGGCCAGGAGGACCTCACCACTGTATCGGCCGAGGTCCCGGACTACTTGAAAGACCTGGACGCTCCACTGGGGCACCCCAGGGTCGGCGTCCCCAGGCGGTTCTTCCACGACCAGATAGACCCGGCCGTGGAGGAGAAGTTCAACGGTTTCTTGGAGCGTCTGTCCGAACTCGGGTGCGAGGTGAAAGAGTCGAACCTGGACGGTGCGGAGGAGGCCTACAAACTATGGCTCCCCATCAGGAAGGCCGAGGCAACGGCATTCCACCTGAGTTGGCTCGAGGCCCACCCTGGGTTGTATGGCGAGGATACCAGGAGGCTGCTCGAAGAGGGGAAGAACGTCTCCGGCGTGGACTACGTGAGCGCCCAGAACGCGAGGCCGACGTTGATGGAGAGGTTCATTTCTTCCATGAAAGAAGTCGACCTCGTCGCCGTTCCAACGACCTGCGTTCCCGCGCCCCTGCTCGGCCACTCGTCCGTGATGGCCGGTGCGAAGGAGATGGACGTCCGAACGGCCCTCCTCAGGCTCACCCTTCCGTTCAACACCGTCGGATTCCCCGCAATCTCGGTGGCGGCCGGCCTCTCCGACGGCCTCCCCGTGGGCGTACAGTTGGCCGCAAAGCCCTTCGACGAATCCGTCCTTCTGAGAGTCGTCAACGCGTTCGAAGGCCGCTTCGGTCCCTTTCCCGCCCCTCCCTCGAGCTGGCAGCCTTAG